CAGCTCCCAGAAGACGCATGCGCGACAGCGCTGGGGAAGATCCTCAAGGTTGTCCAGAGTGAGCGGCAGGAGCCTACGGCCCATGAAGGCTGATCCTCGCTTCCTTCGCCCGCTGCGTCACGAGCGGCCGTCCCTCCGGGACGAGGCGTCAAATGGATGCGTCATACCTGATCGCATCGTATCCACGATGGGTTTCGGTGGACACCGAGGAGAAGCAAAGGCGGGCCGTGAACCGGTGATGTTCCGCCGGTTCACGGCCCGCCTGTGCGGAGCGTCTGTCCGCCCTGCCCGCCGAGGGGTCAGGAGTCCGTCTCGGTCTCCTCCGGACCGCCGTCCAGCAGGCCCTTCTGAAGCACGGGCCCCTCACCGGGAGCCAGCGAGCCGAGAATGCGCTCAAGGTCTTCCATCGAGGCGAACTCGACGGTGATCTTGCCCTTCTTCTGCCCCAGGTCGACCTTCACGCGGGTCTCGAAGCGGTCGGACAACCGGGTCGCGAGATCGGACAGGGCGGGAGACAGACGAGCTCCGGCACGCGGTCCCTTCGACCGCGGTGATGCCTGCGGCCGTGACCCCATGAGCGTCACGATCTCCTCCACGGCCCGCACCGAGAGGCCCTCGGCCACGATCCGGTGGGCGAGCCGGTCCTGCTCCTCCGAGTCCTCGACCGAGAGCAGCGCCCGCGCATGTCCGGCCGACAGCACTCCGGCGGCCACTCGGCGCTGCACCGCCGGCGAGAGCCGCAGCAGGCGCAGGGTGTTGGAGACCTGCGGACGGGAGCGGCCGATGCGGTCGGCCAGCTGGTCATGGGTGCAGTTGAAGTCCTTCAGCAGCTGGTCGTAGGCGGCGGCCTCCTCCAGCGGGTTCAACTGGGCCCGGTGCAGGTTCTCCAGCAGGGCGTCGAGCAGCAGCTTCTCGTCGTCCGTGGCTCGTACGATCGCCGGAATGGCTTCGAGCCCGGCCTCACGGCAGGCCCGCCAGCGCCGCTCGCCCATGATGAGCTCGTAGCGCTCGGGAGCGATCTGCCGTACGACGACCGGCTGGAGCAGGCCGACTTCCTTGATGGAGGTGACCAGCTCGGTCAGCGCCTCCTCGTCGAAGACCTCACGGGGCTGACGAGGGTTCGGTGTGATGAAATCCAGGGGGATCTCCGCGAAGTGGGCGCCCACCGGCGGGGGCGGCACCATGGCCACCTTGGCCGCGGCCACTCCCCGGTCGGACATCAGCACCGGGCCGGGGTGGCCCGCCGGACCCGGCAGCGGGGTCCTCTCCGTCGGAGCGGCAGGGATCAAGGCCCCCAGGCCCCGGCCCAGCCCAGGCCTCCGTCGCTCACTCACTGGATCCCCTCCACCATGCTCGGGTCGCTCTGTGCGCCGATGTGGGCATGCGTGGCGTCATAGCTGACCCCGACGCCCTTCAACGCGATTTCTCGTGCCGCCTCAAGGTAGGAGAGGGCACCGCTCGATCCTGGATCGTAGGTCAGCACCGTCTGCCCGTAGCTGGGTGCCTCGGAGATACGCACCGAGCGGGGAATGCTCGTCCGCAGCACCTCGTCGCCGAAGTGGCTGCGCACCTCGTCGGCGACCTGGGACGCCAGGCGGGTCCGGCCGTCGTACATGGTGAGCAGGATGGTCGACACATGCAGGGTGGGGTTCAGATGCCCCCGCACCAGATCGACGTTGCGCAGAAGCTGCCCCAGTCCCTCCAGCGCGTAGTACTCGCACTGGATCGGGATGAGGACCTCCTGGCCGGCTACCAGGGCGTTGACCGTCAGCAGACCGAGCGAGGGCGGGCAGTCGATGAGGATGTAGTCCAACGGCTGCTCATACGCCTGGATGGCCCGCTCCAGTCGGCTCTCCCGGGCCACCAGGGACACCAGCTCGATCTCCGCACCGGCGAGATCGATCGTGGCGGGGGCGCAGAAGAGACCCTCGACATCGGGAACGGGCTGGACGACCTCCGCCAGAGGCTTGCTCTCCACCAGCACGTCGTAGATCGACGGGACTTCGGCGTGGTGGTCGATCCCCAGCGCGGTGGAGGCATTGCCCTGCGGGTCGAGGTCGACCACCAGGACCCGGCTGCCGTGCAGAGCCAGCGAGGCAGCGAGGTTGACGGTCGTCGTCGTCTTGCCGACGCCGCCCTTCTGGTTGGCGACCACCATGACACGGGTCTGTTCGGGGCGGGGCAGGCCCTCGCCGGCCCGGCCTAGAGCCTCGACCGCCAGCTGGGCAGCACGACCGATGGGGGTGTCGTCCATCGGGGGCGGTGTTTCACGTGAAACATGCTCCCCGATCGACTCGGTACGGGGACCGGGGACCGGATCGGTCATCGGTCCCGCGATGTTGGCGTCGGACCGCAAGGATTCACTCTCCTCGACTTCAGGCTCGCGATGAACAGAGCCTCCCATGCCTTCGGGGTCGCGAACCAGTGAGGCCTGTCGTTCTGTGGAGAAATCCACCTCTGTGGACAACTCCGTTCCCTCTCTGGGTGAACCGAGAGGCTTGCGGTCGCGGGGATGGGCCGCAGCGCGGCCGCGGTTGATGATGCCGTGCAGCAGTGAGCGACGTTTCACGTGAAACACGATGACAACAATTCGCCCTTTTTGTGAGCGACACTCCGCCAGGCGCCTCCCAGCGGAGTCCGCCCGGCGGAGCAGAGACTCATCGCCTCCGGCGCACCCGGCCCGTCCGGGCCGCCTTCGCGCGCTTCGCGGCGAAGCGCACTCCGCCCGGACTCTCGCCGACCTCCACACGGACCACGGTGGACAGCGGATCCACGATCCCCTCACCCACATGCAGGATGGAGGTCTCCACCGCACCGAGTTTGCTCAGCGCGGTTCCGGCGCTCTTCAGCTCCTCCTCCGCCGTGTCCCCCTTGAGCGCCAGCATCTCGCCATAGGGGCGCAGCAGCGGGATGCCCCAGGTGGCCAGTCGGTCCAGCGGGGCGACTGCCCTGGCGGTCACCACATGGACCGGCGGAATCTTGCCCATGAGCTCCTCGGCGCGTCCCCGGACGACGGTGACATGGTCGAGTCCCAGGAGCTCGACGACCTCGGTGAGGAAGTTGGTGCGCCGCAGCAGCGGCTCCAGCAGCGTGATCTTGATGTCGTCCCGGACCAGGGCCAGGGGGATGCCCGGCAGGCCGGCGCCGGAGCCGACATCGCACACGGTCACCCCTTCGGGGACGACCTCGGAGAGCACCGCGCAGTTCAGCAGGTGCCGCTCCCACAGGCGGGGCACCTCCCGTGGGCCGATGAGCCCTCGCTGGACCCCTGCCTCGGCCAGCAGCTCGGCATACCGGACCGCATCCGCGAAGCGATCACCGAATACCTCACGTGCCTGCTCGGGCGCAGGGGGGAGCTCCGCTGCCTCCGTCACGGGAACCGTCCTTCCGTACCGCATCAGCGCGATCAGCGCCGACCATCAGAACTACCAGGCTGACAAAGTTCGGCCCCGTCTGCGCTACAGACGGGGCCGGTGGAACGCGGGGTCCGCTCAGGCGGGGAGCACGACGACGAAGCGCTGCGGCTCCTCGCCCTCGGACTCGCTGCTCAGGCCCGCGGCCTTGACGGCGTCGTGCACGACCTTGCGCTCGAACGGGCTCATCGGCTTGAGCTTCACGGGCTCGCCGGTGCTCCGGGCCTCGGCCGCGGCCTTGGCACCCAGCTCGGACAGCTCGGTCCGCTTCTGGGCGCGGTAGCCCGCGACGTCCAGCATCAGACGGCTGCGGTCACCGGTCTCCCGGTGCACGGCCAGCCGCGTCAGCTCCTGGAGCGCCTCCAGCACCTCGCCGTCCCGCCCGACCAGCTTCTGCAGGTCACGGGTGCCGGCGTCGCTGATGATCGAGACAGAGGCGCGGTCGGCCTCGACGTCCATGTCGATGTCGCCGTCGAGGTCGGCGATGTCCAGCAGACCCTCGAGGTAGTCCGCCGCGATCTCGCCCTCCTGCTCCAGGCGGGTCAGGGCGTCTGCGCCCTCGACAGCGGCGGAGGTGGTGCCTTCCGTCACGGGATGGGCTCCTTCTTACTTCTTGGACGGGGACTTGGGGCGCTGCGGGCCCTTGCGCTGGCCGGACTGGGCCTTGCTGCGGGTGCCGCCCGCCGACTTGGCGGCCGGCTTCTTGGCAGCGGCGGGAGGAGTGTCCTGCGGTGCGTCGGACTCGCTCTCCGTCTCGGCCTTGGTCAGCGACGGAGCCTGCTCGGACTCGCCGGTGCCGGCTGCCTTGGCACCACCCTGGCGCTGGGACTTGCTCTGCCGCTTGGGCTGCTGGCGCCGGGGAGTGGTGCCGGCCGTGGTGGTGACCGTGCCGTCCTCGGTCTCCACGACGGTGGCGGTGTCGCTCTTGATCACGGTGCCGTCGGCCTGGGCCGCCAGTCCGGCCTTGGTCAGGCCGTTGACGAACTTGCGCTCGAACTCGTTGCGGTCGCGGCCCTTGGCGACGATCGCCTTGACGATGGCCTTCTCGCCCCGGCTGCGGATCTTGCCGTGGTGCGTGACGTGCTTGTACAGGCGCTCCAGGTAGGCGGCCTGGGCCTTGGAACCCGGGGTCGGGTTGTTGTGGATCACGTACATCTGCTGGCCCATGGTCCACACGTTGGTGGTCAGCCAGTAGACGAGGACACCGACCGGGAAGCGGATGCCGAAGAAGGCGAACATGATGGGGAAGACGTACATCAGCATCTTCTGCTGCTGCATGAACGGCGTCTTCACCGTGGTGTCGACGTTCTTCGTCATCAGCTGGCGCTGCGTGTAGAACTGCGACGCCGACATCAGGACGATCATGATCGCGGTGACGACCCGGACGTCGGTCAGCGAGGCACCGAGCTTCTGCACCGTGTCGGCGCCGTCCAGGAACTTCGCGGCGAGCGGCGCGCCGAAGATGTGCGCCTGACGGGCGCTCTCCAGCAGCGAGTCGTTGATGACGCCGATCTTCTTGCCCGAGGCGATGCCGTTGAGCACGTGGTACAGGGCGAAGAAGAACGGGGACTGCGCCAGGATGGGAAGGCACGAGGAGAGCGGGTTGGTGCCCGCCTCCTTGTACAGCTTCATCATCTCTTCGGACTGGCGCTGCTTGTCGTTCTTGTAGCGCTCCTGGATCTTCTTCATCTCCGGCTGGAGCGTCTGCATCGCCCGTGTCGCCTTGATCTGCTTCACGAAGAGCGGGATCAGGCAGATACGGATGAGGATCACCAGGGACACGATGGACAGGCCCCAGGCCCAGCCGGTATCAGGTCCGAAGATCGCCCCGTACACCGTGTGGAACTGGACGATGACCCAGGAGACGGGCCAGGTGATGAAACTGAAGAAACTGGCAATCGTGTCCACTAATCATGCTCCTTGGGCATGGGACGAGGTCTTCGCGGCCGGGCTCGGCGGGAGGTCCCCGTCGGTGGCCGGTTCGGCGGCGGAGGGCCCGCCCTTGCGCGCACGCCAGGCGGCACGCAGCGATTCGTGCCACCGCGGGCGTTTGCGCGGAGGAACGTGGTCCACACCGCCCAGCGACCACGGGTTGCAGCGCAGGATGCGCCAGGCGGTGAGTGCCGTTCCCTTGACGGCGCCGTGCCGGTCGATGGCCGTGTAGCCATAGTGGGAGCACGACGGGTAGTACTTGCAGACCGGCCCGAGCAGTGGACTGATCGTCCACTGGTACAGCTTGATCAGGGCCAGCAGCGGGTACTTCATCGCGTGCCCCCTCCCAGCAGTCGTTGAAGGGCGGCATCCAGGTCGCGGGCCAGTTGTGCGTGATCGGCGTCGCCCGCACCGGGTAGCGCTCGTACGACTACCAGGCTACCGGGGGGCAACTGGTCGACCCGGTCGCGCATCAGATGGCGAAGCCTTCGCTTCACCGTGTTGCGTACGACCGCGCCGCCCACTGCCTTGCTCACGACGAAACCCGCACGCGTCGGGGGAGCGCTCTCCCCAGGCGCGTGCGGGTCCGTTGCACCGCTACGAAGATGGACGACGAGGAGTGGGCGGCCGGCCCGGCGTCCTCGTCGTACCGCGGTCGCGAAGTCCTCGCGCCGCCTCAGCCGGTTCTCGGTGGGCAGCACGACGGCATGACCTGACCGGGATCAGGCGGACAGACGGGCGCGACCCTTGCTACGGCGGGACGCGAGAATCGCGCGGCCGGCACGGGTGCGCATACGCAGCCGGAAGCCGTGGGTCTTCGCGCGACGACGGTTGTTCGGCTGGAAGGTGCGCTTGCTCACTCGGGGGCTCCAGAAAGAATCGGTAGTGGCGGGGTGCCGTCCTGGCTGTCACCGTGCGCCCACGATCAGCTCGTAGTCACGCGCGTGTGTACCGCTTGACCGATCACCTTGACGCGATCTGTGCCCTTCGGAGGCAGGCGGCAGCAGCCATCGACAACTCGACCTGGTTACGGTACGCGCGGCTAGGCCATCCGGTCAAACCGCGCAGTGCCGGGACACACTTGTCCACAGCCTGGGGACAACAACTTGAACGGTACCCGCCGCGCTGACTACCGTGGGCGGACTCCCCTTCGTTCCCTTGTCCCCCGTTTACATCCCGACCCGTCCCGAACCACACGTTCGTGGGACCCCGTGAGAGAGCGTGCCCTGTGGCTGACGTACCTGCCGATCTTGCCGCAGTGTGGCCACGCGTACTGGAGCAGCTCCTCGGCGAGGGCCGGGGGCAGGGCCTGGAGACCAAGGACGGACGCTGGATCCGCCGCTGCCAGCCGCTCGCGCTGGTCGCGGACACCGCGCTGCTCGCCGTGCCGAACGAATTCGCGAAGAACGTCCTGGAGGGCCGTCTGGCCCCGGTCGTCAGCGAGAGCCTGAGCCGCGAGTGCGGCCGGCCGATCCGCATCGCGATCACCGTCGACAGCTCCATCGGCGAGTCCCAGCCCCCCGCACCATCGGCCCAGCCCTCCCCGGCGGCTCCCCCGTCCTCGAAGCAGCGCTACGACGAGTACGGGGAGTACGAGGAGCAGGAACTCCCCACCGGCCAGGGCGGATACGAGGGATACGGCCGGCACCGGGCCGAGCCCCACCGCCCGGACCGCTCGGACCGGGCGGACCGCCCCGATCACTCCGAGCGGCGCGACCAGCACGACCACCCCGACCACCCCGGGCGGCACGACCGGCGCGAGCGGCAGGACCGCCCCGGCCGCGGCGACGAGCGCCCCGGCGGCTCCGGCAAGAGCGGCGCGAGCGGCGATCCGCTGCCCCCGCGCCCCGGCCCGGCCGACGGCGCTGACCAGCTGCCGACCGCCCGCCCCGCCTATCCCGCGGAGTACGGCGACTACCAGCGCCCCACGCCCGGGTCCTGGCCGCGCCCCGCCCAGGACGACTACGGCTGGCAGCAGCAGCGGCTCGGCTTCCCGGAGCGGGACCCGTACGCGTCGCCCGCCCAGGAGCCGTACGGCTCACGCGACCAGTACGGACCGCAGGAGAGCTACGGCGCGCCGGAGGGGTACGGCGGCGCCAAGGACGCGTACAGCGGCGGGCACGAGCCCTATCCGCCGTCCCAGGAGTACTCCCCGTCCCAGGACTACCGCCCACGTCCGGTGGAGCGCCCCGCGTACGACCCCTCGCGCTCCGACTACGACTCCGCCCGGTCCGAGTACGACCAGCGCGACCCGGTCCGCCGGGAGCTGCCCGAGCCGCCGCCGGGCGGCGGGCCCGCGCACCGCGGCGGTCCGGCGGTCCCGTCCCCGTCCGGCGGCGGCTCAGGCCATGCGGCCGGGCACTCGGGGCAGGGCCACGGACCGGGCGAGCCGACCGCGCGGCTCAACCCGAAGTACCTCTTCGACACGTTCGTCATCGGCGCGTCCAACCGGTTCGCGCACGCCGCCGCCGTGGCCGTCGCCGAGGCACCCGCCAAGGCGTACAACCCGCTGTTCATCTACGGCGAGTCGGGTCTCGGCAAGACGCACCTGCTGCACGCGATCGGGCACTACGCGCGCAGCCTCTACCCGGGCACGCGCGTGCGGTACGTCAGCTCGGAGGAGTTCACCAACGAGTTCATCAACTCCATCCGCGACGGCAAGGGCGACAGCTTCCGCAAGCGCTACCGCGAGATGGACATCCTCCTCGTCGACGACATCCAGTTCCTGGCGGACAAGGAGTCGACGCAGGAGGAGTTCTTCCACACCTTCAACACGCTGCACAACGCCAACAAGCAGATCGTGCTGTCCTCGGACCGGCCGCCCAAGCAGCTGGTCACCCTGGAGGACCGGCTGCGCAACCGCTTCGAGTGGGGCCTGATCACCGACGTCCAGCCGCCCGAGCTGGAGACGCGCATCGCGATCCTGCGCAAGAAGGCGGTGCAGGAACAGCTCAACGCCCCGCCGGAGGTGCTGGAGTTCATCGCCTCCCGCATCTCGCGCAACATCCGCGAGCTGGAGGGAGCGCTGATCCGGGTCACGGCGTTCGCCTCGCTCAACCGGCAGCCGGTGGACCTGGGGCTGACGGAGATCGTCCTCAAGGACCTCATCCCCGGCGGCGAGGACAGCGCGCCCGAGATCACGGCGCCGGCCATCATGGCGGCCACGGCCGACTACTTCGGCCTCACGGTCGAGGACCTGTGCGGTACCTCGCGCGGCCGGGCGCTGGTCACGGCACGCCAGATCGCCATGTACCTGTGCCGTGAGCTGACCGACCTGTCGCTGCCGAAGATCGGCGCGCAGTTCGGCGGCCGCGACCACACGACCGTCATGCACGCCGACCGCAAGATCCGCGCGCTGATGGCCGAGCGGCGCTCCATCTACAACCAGGTCACCGAGCTGACCAACCGCATCAAGAACGGCTGACCACCCGCCGTACGACGGCGCAGGGCAGCACGAGCTGGCACGAAGGGCGCCCCCGCGGAACGCATCCGCGGGGGCGCCCTTCGCAGTGCCCAGGAGGCCCGGCACCGGCGCGAAGGCCTTCTGAGGCCCGGCGCGAGGCCGCCCGCGGCCCGGCACGGACCGGCCTCGAACCGCCGGGGCCCGCCCTCGGACCTCCCGCGGACCGCCCTCGGGCAGCCCTCGCGCCGGGCGGCCCGGACGCGATCGGCGCCCGGCCGCACCTCGCCCACCAGTCCCCGCTGTTCGATTACCTGCCGGGTTACGGCCGCCCTCCACAGATTGGGCGACTTTCTTCCGTCCACATGCTGGGGACTGGGAAGTTGTCCCGAACGGCGTCCACAGGCAGGCTGAGGATCGAGCGTCCGCCCAGCTCAGCCCCCTGTGGAATCGTGGACGAAGGATCTCCACAGCCTGTGGACAAAGCGGAGATCCACAGGCTGTGCACGAAGTTGTCCACGGACAACCCACAGGCTGTGGCTGGTTGTCCCCAATGATCGGCCGCTTCTCCACATGGTTGTCCACTGTTCGGCAACGCGACGCCCCCGGTCACCGTGTCGAGTGAAAGCCGTCACACCAAGGTGCCGGATTGGGGTGTGGGAAACGTGGGTAAACCTGGGGACGCAGCTGGGGAGAACTGCCCTCGATCTGTGGGTTAGGTGTGCAGAACTTTCTGTTCTCCACAGAGACCCCGAGTTGTCCACCGGCGTCACCCACAGGGTCAGTGGACAAAATTCCCGCGCTGAGCTGGGCAAACGTGGTTATCCACGGTATCCACAGGCCCTACTACTACTCCCAACCAGTAAGAGAGCGGAATCCGTTTCGAAGCGGGTCCTGTGCACAACTCGCGCTCTCGAGCCCGGCCGCCCCTCGGAGCGACTTGACCCCGACCGGCACCTACTGTCAGTGCGGTGCGTCAGACTGGTCCCCGGTGCTCCTCCCGTCACAGCGGGCGGTGACACCGAGTCGGAGGACTCAGTAGCAACAGCAGGAGGCGGCTTACGGTGAAGATCCGGGTGGAACGCGACGTACTCGCGGAGGCAGTGGCCTGGGCGGCACGCAGCCTCCCGGCCCGTCCGCCGGCGCCTGTTCTCGCCGGCCTGCTGCTGAAGGCGGAGGACGGCCAGCTGAGCCTGTCGAGCTTCGACTACGAGGTCTCCGCGCGCGTCTCGGTGGACGCCGAGGTCGAGGAGGAGGGCACCGTCCTGGTCTCCGGCCGGCTGCTCGCCGACATCTCCCGCGCGCTCCCCAACCGGCCGGTGGAGATTTCCACAGACGGTGTACGGGCGACGGTGGTCTGCGGCTCCTCGCGCTTCACCCTCCACACCCTGCCTGTGGAGGAGTACCCGGCCCTGCCCCAGATGCCGAACGCCACCGGCACGGTCCCCGGCGAGGTCTTCGCCTCCGCGGTGCAGCAGGTCGCCATCGCCGCCGGCCGCGACGACACGCTGCCCGTGCTCACCGGTGTCCGCATCGAGATCGAGGGCGACACGGTCACCCTGGCCTCCACCGACCGCTACCGCTTCGCGGTCCGCGAGTTCCTGTGGAAGCCGGAGAACCCGGACGTCTCCGCGGTCGCCCTGGTGCCCGCCAAGACGCTCCAGGACACCGCCAAGGCGCTGACCAGCGGCGACAGCGTCATCCTCGCGCTCTCCGGCTCGGGCGCGGGCGAGGGCCTGATCGGCTTCGAGGGCGCGGGCCGCCGGACGACCACCCGCCTGCTCGAAGGCGACCTGCCGAAGTACCGCACGCTGTTCCCCACCGAGTTCAACAGCGTCGCCGTCATCGAGACCGCCCCCTTCGTGGAGGCCGTCAAGCGCGTGGCCCTGGTCGCCGAGCGCAACACCCCGGTCCGGCTCAGCTTCGAGCAGGGCGTGCTCATCCTGGAGGCCGGCTCCAGCGACGACGCACAGGCTGTGGAAAGGGTCGACGCCCAGTTGGAGGGCGACGACATCTCCATCGCCTTCAACCCGACGTTCCTGCTGGACGGCCTGAGCGCCATCGACTCCCCGGTCGCCCAGCTGTCGTTCACCACGTCCACCAAGCCCGCGCTGCTCAGCGGCAAGCCGGCCGTGGACGCCGAGGCGGACGAGGCGTACAAGTACCTGATCATGCCGGTCCGCCTGAGCGGCTGAGCAGCCCGTCCCGGCCCGACGGTGGGGGCGTACGCGCGTACGTCTGAGCGCGTATGCCCACGGATGTGCCCGAGCGTCCGGGTCTAGGCTCGGAGCCGGGCACTCCAGTGCCCCCACATCACGTCGGACACCTAAGGACACAACTGATGGAGCTCGGTCTCGTCGGCCTCGGCAAGATGGGCGGCAACATGCGCGAGCGGATACGCCGCGCGGGCCACACCGTCTTCGGATACGACCGCAACCCCGACCTCGCGGACGTCCACAGCCTGCAAGAGCTTGTGGACAAGCTGGACGGCCCGCGCGTGGTCTGGGTGATGGT
The sequence above is drawn from the Streptomyces sp. SAT1 genome and encodes:
- a CDS encoding ParB/RepB/Spo0J family partition protein — its product is MSERRRPGLGRGLGALIPAAPTERTPLPGPAGHPGPVLMSDRGVAAAKVAMVPPPPVGAHFAEIPLDFITPNPRQPREVFDEEALTELVTSIKEVGLLQPVVVRQIAPERYELIMGERRWRACREAGLEAIPAIVRATDDEKLLLDALLENLHRAQLNPLEEAAAYDQLLKDFNCTHDQLADRIGRSRPQVSNTLRLLRLSPAVQRRVAAGVLSAGHARALLSVEDSEEQDRLAHRIVAEGLSVRAVEEIVTLMGSRPQASPRSKGPRAGARLSPALSDLATRLSDRFETRVKVDLGQKKGKITVEFASMEDLERILGSLAPGEGPVLQKGLLDGGPEETETDS
- a CDS encoding ParA family protein; protein product: MGGSVHREPEVEESESLRSDANIAGPMTDPVPGPRTESIGEHVSRETPPPMDDTPIGRAAQLAVEALGRAGEGLPRPEQTRVMVVANQKGGVGKTTTTVNLAASLALHGSRVLVVDLDPQGNASTALGIDHHAEVPSIYDVLVESKPLAEVVQPVPDVEGLFCAPATIDLAGAEIELVSLVARESRLERAIQAYEQPLDYILIDCPPSLGLLTVNALVAGQEVLIPIQCEYYALEGLGQLLRNVDLVRGHLNPTLHVSTILLTMYDGRTRLASQVADEVRSHFGDEVLRTSIPRSVRISEAPSYGQTVLTYDPGSSGALSYLEAAREIALKGVGVSYDATHAHIGAQSDPSMVEGIQ
- the rsmG gene encoding 16S rRNA (guanine(527)-N(7))-methyltransferase RsmG — encoded protein: MTEAAELPPAPEQAREVFGDRFADAVRYAELLAEAGVQRGLIGPREVPRLWERHLLNCAVLSEVVPEGVTVCDVGSGAGLPGIPLALVRDDIKITLLEPLLRRTNFLTEVVELLGLDHVTVVRGRAEELMGKIPPVHVVTARAVAPLDRLATWGIPLLRPYGEMLALKGDTAEEELKSAGTALSKLGAVETSILHVGEGIVDPLSTVVRVEVGESPGGVRFAAKRAKAARTGRVRRRR
- a CDS encoding Jag family protein, producing MTEGTTSAAVEGADALTRLEQEGEIAADYLEGLLDIADLDGDIDMDVEADRASVSIISDAGTRDLQKLVGRDGEVLEALQELTRLAVHRETGDRSRLMLDVAGYRAQKRTELSELGAKAAAEARSTGEPVKLKPMSPFERKVVHDAVKAAGLSSESEGEEPQRFVVVLPA
- the yidC gene encoding membrane protein insertase YidC, whose protein sequence is MDTIASFFSFITWPVSWVIVQFHTVYGAIFGPDTGWAWGLSIVSLVILIRICLIPLFVKQIKATRAMQTLQPEMKKIQERYKNDKQRQSEEMMKLYKEAGTNPLSSCLPILAQSPFFFALYHVLNGIASGKKIGVINDSLLESARQAHIFGAPLAAKFLDGADTVQKLGASLTDVRVVTAIMIVLMSASQFYTQRQLMTKNVDTTVKTPFMQQQKMLMYVFPIMFAFFGIRFPVGVLVYWLTTNVWTMGQQMYVIHNNPTPGSKAQAAYLERLYKHVTHHGKIRSRGEKAIVKAIVAKGRDRNEFERKFVNGLTKAGLAAQADGTVIKSDTATVVETEDGTVTTTAGTTPRRQQPKRQSKSQRQGGAKAAGTGESEQAPSLTKAETESESDAPQDTPPAAAKKPAAKSAGGTRSKAQSGQRKGPQRPKSPSKK
- the yidD gene encoding membrane protein insertion efficiency factor YidD, which translates into the protein MKYPLLALIKLYQWTISPLLGPVCKYYPSCSHYGYTAIDRHGAVKGTALTAWRILRCNPWSLGGVDHVPPRKRPRWHESLRAAWRARKGGPSAAEPATDGDLPPSPAAKTSSHAQGA
- the rnpA gene encoding ribonuclease P protein component produces the protein MLPTENRLRRREDFATAVRRGRRAGRPLLVVHLRSGATDPHAPGESAPPTRAGFVVSKAVGGAVVRNTVKRRLRHLMRDRVDQLPPGSLVVVRALPGAGDADHAQLARDLDAALQRLLGGGTR
- the rpmH gene encoding 50S ribosomal protein L34 yields the protein MSKRTFQPNNRRRAKTHGFRLRMRTRAGRAILASRRSKGRARLSA
- the dnaA gene encoding chromosomal replication initiator protein DnaA, with the translated sequence MADVPADLAAVWPRVLEQLLGEGRGQGLETKDGRWIRRCQPLALVADTALLAVPNEFAKNVLEGRLAPVVSESLSRECGRPIRIAITVDSSIGESQPPAPSAQPSPAAPPSSKQRYDEYGEYEEQELPTGQGGYEGYGRHRAEPHRPDRSDRADRPDHSERRDQHDHPDHPGRHDRRERQDRPGRGDERPGGSGKSGASGDPLPPRPGPADGADQLPTARPAYPAEYGDYQRPTPGSWPRPAQDDYGWQQQRLGFPERDPYASPAQEPYGSRDQYGPQESYGAPEGYGGAKDAYSGGHEPYPPSQEYSPSQDYRPRPVERPAYDPSRSDYDSARSEYDQRDPVRRELPEPPPGGGPAHRGGPAVPSPSGGGSGHAAGHSGQGHGPGEPTARLNPKYLFDTFVIGASNRFAHAAAVAVAEAPAKAYNPLFIYGESGLGKTHLLHAIGHYARSLYPGTRVRYVSSEEFTNEFINSIRDGKGDSFRKRYREMDILLVDDIQFLADKESTQEEFFHTFNTLHNANKQIVLSSDRPPKQLVTLEDRLRNRFEWGLITDVQPPELETRIAILRKKAVQEQLNAPPEVLEFIASRISRNIRELEGALIRVTAFASLNRQPVDLGLTEIVLKDLIPGGEDSAPEITAPAIMAATADYFGLTVEDLCGTSRGRALVTARQIAMYLCRELTDLSLPKIGAQFGGRDHTTVMHADRKIRALMAERRSIYNQVTELTNRIKNG
- the dnaN gene encoding DNA polymerase III subunit beta yields the protein MKIRVERDVLAEAVAWAARSLPARPPAPVLAGLLLKAEDGQLSLSSFDYEVSARVSVDAEVEEEGTVLVSGRLLADISRALPNRPVEISTDGVRATVVCGSSRFTLHTLPVEEYPALPQMPNATGTVPGEVFASAVQQVAIAAGRDDTLPVLTGVRIEIEGDTVTLASTDRYRFAVREFLWKPENPDVSAVALVPAKTLQDTAKALTSGDSVILALSGSGAGEGLIGFEGAGRRTTTRLLEGDLPKYRTLFPTEFNSVAVIETAPFVEAVKRVALVAERNTPVRLSFEQGVLILEAGSSDDAQAVERVDAQLEGDDISIAFNPTFLLDGLSAIDSPVAQLSFTTSTKPALLSGKPAVDAEADEAYKYLIMPVRLSG